TCCTTCTTCATCAGCACCAGCAGCTGCGACAGGTTCTGCGCCGCCGCCTGGAGCTTGGGCAGCGCCTGCTCCAGCAGCAGCTGCGGCGGCGTGCGCGAGGCATGCGTGCTGACGTTCATCGCCGCCACGACACGACCGTCACGGCCGGTGATGGGCACGGCGACGCTGAGCACGCCGTCTTCCAGCTCCTGGTCCACCAGGCACCAGTGCTGGCGACGCGCCTGCTCGATCGCGGCGCGCAGCTCCTCGTGCGAGCGCACGGTGTTGCTGGCGCGTCGCGCCAGCTGCACCTGCGCCACGCGGGTCTCGCGTTCCTCGACCGTCAGCGAGGCCAGCAGCACGCGGCCGGTGGCCGTGGCCCAGGCCGGCAGCCGGCTGCCGACGCCCATCGGATCGGACAGGATCTTGCGCAGCGGCGCGCGCAGCACGAAGACCGCGTCCTCGCCGTCGAGCACCGCGATGGAGACGGACTCCCGCAGGTCGTTGGCCAGCTGGATGGCCACCGGTTCGGCGAAGCGCCACAGCGGTTGCGAGGACAGGTAGGCGAAGCCGAGGTCCAGGATCTTGGGCGTCAGCTCGAACAGCCGCCCCTCCGATCTCACGTAGCCCAGCGTCTGCAGCGTCAGCAGGATGCGTCGCGCGCCGGCGCGCGTCAGCCCGCAGCGCTTGGCGACTTCCGTCAGCGTCTGCCGGGCGTGGTGGGTATCGAAGGTCCGGATCACCGACAGGCCGCGTGCAAAGGATTGCACGTAGCTGTCACCAGGCTTCAGGGGAGCGTTGGTTGCGCTTTCGTCAGGAGACATGGGCGTCATGACCGCAGTAGAGGAAGGCCGCGAAACGTTAATATCGCGCCCGTTTCCAAGTGAAAAGACAGAAGGTGAAGACCATGGCCATGGATGTTGTCGACTACGAAATCAAGGGTGCCGAGATGCAGTTCGTCGAGGTCGAACTCGACCCCGGCGAAGCTGCGATCGGTGAAGCCGGCAGCATGATGTTCATGGATGCCGGTATCGGCATGGACACGGTGTTCGGCGACGGGTCCGCCAACCAGGGCGGTTTCTTCGGGAAGTTGCTGGGCGCCGGCAAGCGGCTGGTGACCGGGGAATCGCTGTTCACCACGGTCTACACGAACCAGAGTCATGGGAAGTTGCGGGTCGCTTTCGCGGCGCCGTATCCCGGCAAGATCCTGCCGATGGATCTCGGCAAG
This genomic stretch from Mitsuaria sp. 7 harbors:
- a CDS encoding IclR family transcriptional regulator C-terminal domain-containing protein, whose amino-acid sequence is MSPDESATNAPLKPGDSYVQSFARGLSVIRTFDTHHARQTLTEVAKRCGLTRAGARRILLTLQTLGYVRSEGRLFELTPKILDLGFAYLSSQPLWRFAEPVAIQLANDLRESVSIAVLDGEDAVFVLRAPLRKILSDPMGVGSRLPAWATATGRVLLASLTVEERETRVAQVQLARRASNTVRSHEELRAAIEQARRQHWCLVDQELEDGVLSVAVPITGRDGRVVAAMNVSTHASRTPPQLLLEQALPKLQAAAQNLSQLLVLMKKD